From Selenomonas ruminantium AC2024, a single genomic window includes:
- the ilvC gene encoding ketol-acid reductoisomerase, which translates to MAKTYYDQDANWEVLNGKKVAIIGYGSQGHAHALNLKESGVDVVVGLYEGSKSKKVAEEHGLTVKNVADAVKEADITMILIPDEKQSDVYKNEIAPNLKDGSALAFAHGFNIHYQQIVPPANVDVFMVAPKGPGHLVRRTYTEGSGVPAVFAVHQDASGKCFDIALAYAKGLGATRSGVLQTTFRDETEEDLFGEQAVLCGGVCQLMQTGFEVLVEAGYPPEMAYFECFHEMKLIVDLCYEGGFTKMRKSISDTAEYGDYMVGPRIITEETKKEMKKVLKEIQDGTFARNWLLENRAAGRANFMAQRRLHSEHQIEKVGKELRNMMPWLRDAADLSKD; encoded by the coding sequence ATGGCAAAAACTTATTATGATCAGGATGCGAATTGGGAAGTTCTGAATGGGAAAAAAGTTGCAATCATTGGCTATGGCAGCCAGGGTCATGCACATGCCCTGAACCTCAAGGAAAGCGGCGTGGATGTCGTAGTTGGCCTTTATGAAGGTTCCAAGTCCAAGAAGGTTGCCGAAGAACATGGTCTGACTGTTAAGAATGTAGCTGATGCAGTTAAAGAAGCAGATATTACCATGATCCTGATTCCGGATGAGAAGCAGTCCGATGTCTACAAGAATGAGATTGCTCCGAATCTGAAAGATGGCAGTGCTCTTGCTTTCGCTCATGGCTTTAACATTCATTATCAGCAGATTGTTCCGCCCGCTAATGTGGACGTGTTCATGGTGGCTCCGAAAGGCCCCGGCCATCTCGTTCGCCGTACGTATACGGAAGGTTCCGGTGTTCCGGCTGTGTTCGCTGTTCATCAGGATGCTTCCGGCAAGTGCTTTGATATCGCGCTGGCCTATGCCAAAGGCCTTGGTGCTACGCGTTCCGGTGTTCTGCAGACGACCTTCCGCGATGAAACGGAAGAAGACCTCTTCGGTGAGCAGGCTGTTCTCTGCGGCGGTGTTTGCCAGCTGATGCAGACGGGCTTTGAAGTTCTCGTTGAAGCAGGTTATCCGCCCGAAATGGCATATTTTGAATGCTTCCATGAAATGAAGCTCATCGTTGACCTCTGCTATGAAGGCGGCTTCACGAAGATGCGCAAGTCCATCTCCGATACGGCTGAATACGGTGACTACATGGTAGGCCCGCGCATCATCACGGAAGAGACCAAGAAGGAAATGAAGAAGGTCCTGAAAGAAATTCAGGATGGTACCTTCGCCCGCAACTGGCTGCTCGAAAACCGTGCTGCCGGCCGTGCTAACTTCATGGCTCAGCGCCGTCTCCATTCGGAACATCAGATTGAAAAGGTCGGCAAGGAGCTCCGCAATATGATGCCCTGGCTCAGAGATGCAGCTGACCTGTCCAAAGACTAA
- the mutY gene encoding A/G-specific adenine glycosylase → MRQKINIPHQEIIPAILQELPGWYHQQAGDRELPWRTSPTPYHTWLSEIMLQQTRATAVIPYYERFLEALPTIEALAHVDDERLMKLWQGLGYYSRARNLKKAAIIITEDYDGKLPDDFNTLLKLPGIGRYTASAIGSIAFGQPRPAVDGNVLRVLSRTLASSADIAIPAVKTAMEQALAPHYPAGQTAGDLNQAFMDLGATICLPNGEPHCTCCPLERICLAHADGIEQELPLKSSPRQRRLEKHTILLLKQGNAIALHQRPSKGLLAGLWEFPNLPGKLSTKDVKTWLQKHGLLAKKLQALPAAKHVFSHVEWQLSGWLVELVPASGLSAAEDKLPFNWVTPEELAERYSLPSAFQYYFPYIYRKK, encoded by the coding sequence TTGCGTCAAAAAATAAACATCCCCCATCAGGAAATCATCCCCGCTATCCTGCAGGAACTGCCAGGCTGGTACCACCAACAAGCCGGTGACAGGGAACTGCCCTGGCGTACCTCTCCCACACCTTACCATACCTGGCTGTCAGAAATCATGCTGCAGCAGACCAGAGCCACCGCCGTAATTCCCTATTATGAACGCTTCCTTGAAGCACTCCCCACCATTGAAGCTCTGGCCCATGTTGATGATGAACGGCTTATGAAACTTTGGCAGGGACTGGGCTACTACTCACGGGCAAGGAATCTCAAGAAAGCTGCGATCATCATCACCGAAGATTATGATGGTAAACTCCCTGATGATTTCAACACGCTGCTGAAACTGCCCGGCATTGGCCGTTACACGGCCAGCGCCATCGGCTCCATTGCCTTTGGCCAGCCCAGGCCCGCAGTGGATGGCAATGTGTTGCGGGTACTTTCCCGCACGCTGGCCTCATCCGCCGATATCGCTATCCCCGCCGTCAAGACCGCCATGGAACAGGCCCTTGCCCCACATTATCCGGCAGGACAGACTGCCGGTGACCTCAATCAGGCCTTTATGGATTTGGGCGCCACCATTTGCCTGCCGAACGGGGAGCCCCATTGCACTTGTTGTCCCTTGGAAAGAATCTGTCTAGCACATGCCGATGGCATAGAACAGGAACTTCCCCTAAAAAGTTCACCCCGCCAGCGACGTCTGGAAAAACACACCATTCTCCTGCTTAAACAAGGCAACGCCATCGCCCTCCATCAACGTCCTTCCAAGGGCCTGCTCGCGGGACTCTGGGAATTTCCCAACCTGCCGGGCAAATTGTCCACGAAGGATGTGAAAACATGGCTGCAGAAACACGGACTGCTGGCAAAAAAATTGCAAGCCCTGCCCGCCGCCAAACATGTTTTCTCTCATGTGGAATGGCAGCTTTCCGGCTGGCTGGTGGAGCTTGTTCCCGCCTCTGGCCTTTCAGCAGCAGAAGACAAACTGCCCTTCAACTGGGTCACCCCAGAGGAACTTGCCGAAAGATACAGTCTGCCCTCGGCCTTTCAATATTATTTCCCATATATTTATAGAAAAAAATAA
- the ilvN gene encoding acetolactate synthase small subunit, producing the protein MKHVLSVFVENQTGVLVRVVSMFSRREFNIDSLAVGVTEKEGYSRITVVIHGDEDLIEQIIKQLEKMPVVQAVQRLDEKNAVCRGMTLIKVKANDTNRLDVLKMAELFRAHVVDVDSSMVIFELTGSDDKVTAFLNLIKPYGIAEVIRTGLIALERGEHTIYEHCEEREYYGKNLL; encoded by the coding sequence ATGAAACATGTCTTGTCTGTGTTTGTGGAAAATCAGACTGGTGTGCTGGTCCGGGTTGTAAGTATGTTTTCCAGACGCGAATTCAATATCGACAGTCTCGCAGTTGGCGTGACGGAGAAAGAAGGGTATTCGCGCATCACGGTGGTGATTCACGGCGATGAAGATCTCATTGAGCAGATCATCAAGCAGCTCGAGAAAATGCCCGTGGTGCAGGCCGTACAGCGGCTGGATGAGAAAAACGCAGTCTGCCGGGGGATGACGTTGATTAAGGTCAAGGCAAATGACACGAATCGTCTGGATGTTCTGAAGATGGCGGAACTTTTCCGTGCCCATGTTGTGGATGTGGACAGTTCCATGGTCATTTTCGAACTGACAGGCAGTGATGACAAGGTGACGGCTTTCTTGAATCTCATTAAGCCGTACGGTATCGCTGAGGTCATTCGCACCGGTCTTATCGCGCTGGAACGCGGTGAACATACAATTTATGAACATTGTGAGGAGAGAGAGTACTATGGCAAAAACTTATTATGA